One Vanrija pseudolonga chromosome 5, complete sequence genomic window, GGTCATGGCGGATGAGGATCTCGCTGTCCGAGGCGAGGTGCGACATTGTCGCCGGGTGGAGAGGGGTGGGACGCGCAGTCGCTGGTGGTCGCTGATGTCAGTCAGTCGTTGATGAGAGGTGTGTCTGGTAGGTGGTGTCGCCGCGAGTCGATCCTGCCCTATcccgttgttgttgtcgttgtggGATGGGCGATGCGAAGAGCGAGATGTCGTGGGAGGCTGGGTACAGGAAGATATAGCAACGCCGTCGTTGTCAGGACATTCGTCATGCGGGGAAAAAGGCGACTGCGGGGTAAAGAATGGGGAGCGTGGCGTCACTAGCCCCCCCCCGCGGACGACACTGCACCGGGCCGTGACACCGAGAAATCGCCATCGACACCCTTGACATCTGCACGTTTctcctcgactcgactcggccatgccgccgccatcgcacCGACATCGGACAGACAAGGGAGGGTCGACGATAGTCAAGccgacgggggcggcgcctCTTAAAAATTTACAGCAGCGATACGAcaccgcgctcgtcgtcgcgtcgacggccggcAGCTGGGCACTctccctcgtcgcgctgtaTGCTCTCGACCACGTCGTGGCGCCGTTCGACTCGAGCCACCTCGTCGGagccggcagcggcaagcgCCCCGGCCTGCGCTGGGACGCGATCCActtcgtcggcgtcgcgacgggCGGGTATGtgcacgagcagcagctcgccttCCAGCCTGGCTGGCacgggctgctgcggctcttcggctcggcggtcgcgagcgtgcgcggACGGGGCGTGGCCACTGtcaccaccgacgacgtgctcgccggaGCACTACTTCTcagcctgctcgcgcgcgtcgtggccAACCTCGCGCTGTACCAGTGAGCTGTCTTTCCGAGGGATGTAGCTAAGCCCCAGTCTCACCCGCACCCTCttcggccggcgcgcagcactcaccacgtcgctgctgtacgcgctcccgcccgccccagcgACCCTGTGCGCGCCGTACACCGAGTCGGTGTACGCCGCGTTCTTCTTCTCCGGCCTGTATGCGACTGCTTGCCGGCGGtatgtcgtcgccgcgctcctgtTCGCTGGGATgacgagcgtgcgcgcgacgggcgtgTTCGCTGGCCTTGTGCTCGCGTGGcaggtcgtcgtggtcgactTGGACCTGttcgcggcgctgcggcgcgacggtGGGGGCGTGAGTCGGATTGCATGTACATTGCCTGCCGAtccgctgacgcccgcccagATCGTGCCCAAGGCCCTTGCCCGCCTCgtgtacgccgccgcgctctaCGCCATCATCGTCGCGCCGTTCCTCGCCTTCCAGGCCTACTCGTACCTCTCGTTCTGCgtgcccacgcccacgcggCCCTGGTGCTCTGCGACCCTGCCATTCGCGTACAGCTTCGTGCAGCGCGAGTACTGGAACGTCGGGCCGTTCCGGTACTGGACGCTGTCGCAGCTGCCCAACTTTGCCATGGCGGGGCCAGTGCTGTACATCACGCTCAAGGGCCTCTTCACGCACCTCGGATCGattgcctcgtcgtcgctgagcCGCATCGCACACCTCGACACGGGCATATACCTCCACCAGCTGCTCATGATGGCGCTGCTCATCGTGTCGTCGCACACCCAGatcgcgctccgcctcgcggccaccGACCCCGTCGTGTGGTGGaccgtcgcggcgtcggctttGGGGAACAAGGGTGATCTCGGCAAGACGGCCAAGGTGTGGCTCTGGTGGGTGTGTATCTGGGGTGCGGTGTCGCTCGTCCTCTGGTCCGGGCACTACCCGCCGGCgtagccagccagcgccatAGACTATAGATGCGTTGCATGTATTGTACAATGTATGTGGGGGTGTGGAGTGCGGGGTGAGACGAGTGCGCGCTGGTTGTGTACGTCTTGACAGAAAGTGCTCAACATCGCGCCTACTCAGGCAACTGCGTCGCCGCGACCAGCGGCTCAGGCCTTGAAGCATCAGCACGATCCACAACCTCGAACCCACCGTAACGCAAACACGACCTTCTTGCGGACGACGCCAACGACCTCGTAGTGGCGGGTCCGCTCCTTACTCTCCCTCCTGCGCTTCCGTCTCCTCTCagcgcgcagctgctcctcctcctcgtcttcgtcgtcgtcgtcatcgccagGCGTGATAGGGAACCcccacgcgtcgcgcgccgtgacGGGCGAGCTGAGGTCAGACGAGtagtcgcgcggcgcggacgacggcacgaacggcgacgacgagggcaggGCCATGGGCGCCTTCGACGGCGTCGTGAACGCGTCAGCGAAGAGCGggggctcgtcctcgtcctcttcgccatcaagcttggccttcttcggcGTCTCCTTCCGTCgtgcctcgcgctcctcgtccgactcttcgtccgccgcgtcgccctcgatcgctgcgccgcccgtcgaggtgcccacgacgcgccggaTGACGGCGTACGGCTTGGGCAGGGTCGCAATCTTGCCGTGGAGCAGGTGGTGCGCGCCGACATGCAGCGTGGGGTGGTCCTGCGTgcgtgtggtgtgagctggaCGCCACACGAGCCCGGCCAACCCCCGGGCCCTCAGTCACTCACCGGCCGGTCGAACCCCAGCACACCGACGACACctcccgcccgctcgccctcccaagcgagctcgccctgcagctcgacaacgaccagctcgccgccgatacgcgcgagcgggccgccagctgcgcccgcaggcgcaggcgcaaAGTGGTGcgggtggagggggaggtggatGCGCATGCTGTGTAGCGGAGTGGACGGGCGGAGGAGTGGGTCGAATCGAGTCGAACAGAGCCGGGTCAAAAGGTCAGCTGTTGTTGTCAATGTCaacgtctcgccgccgcacaaTCGGTGCTCGTCCGAAAGTCAaggcgcgtcgcgtccgccTGGGTGGTGCGCGTTCAGACATTGTCGCCACGTGGGCCACGTGGCAGTacctccaccccacccgTACACCTCCACGCGGAGCGGCTGTCCCGCCCCGCTCTCGGTGCTTGCCGCCGGGCCGATTCGACCGCCACGGACGTGTTTTCCAGGTTTCCAGCTCGATCGATCGCGACGGTGTCGACGGTGTCGCTCTGACATATATCACTCCTCTCTACTCCGCCGCGGCATACACCCCGCTCAACGCACTTGTActcatcctcctcccacccccacccccccaccccccacaccatgtccggcctcccccgccccgaGCTGCACAAGGACGCAAAGTTCGTCTTCCTGTCCGACTGGGACGGAACGATCACGGACCGCGACTCGAACGACTTGTTGATCGACACGCTGGGCATGGGGCCTGATAACCGGTGCGCCGCGCTTATCTCTGCGTTTCTCTCGTCTCGCTGACCTGACCCCACGCCCAGCCGCGCACTCAACGCAAAGGTCGTGACGGGCGAAGGCAACTTCCGGGACGCGTTCTCCGCCATGCTCGGCAGCATCAAGGTGCCGTTTGCGCAGTGCACCGAGACATTGAGGCAGAGTGAGCCGAGCCTGCGCGCACTGCGGCTGTGCATAGCTGACACGTCACGTAGACATCCGCCTCGACCCAGGCTTCGAAGAGTTCTACTACTGGTGCAAGGCGCACGGCGTGCCCGTCATCATCGTGTCGAGCGGCATGGCGCCCAACATCCGCGCGGTGCTCTCGCACCtcatgggcgaggaggaggcgtcGCAGATTGAGATCATCGCCAACGACGTGCGCTTCACCGACCCGCAGCAGAAGGGAGACGAGTGGGAGATTGTCTGGCGCCACCCCGAGAGCGGGTTCGGACACGACAAGTCGCAGAGCATCATCCCCTACCGCGAGCTGCAGTCGCGCCCGACCATCTTCttcgcgggcgacggcgtgtcTGACctgtccgccgcgcgccacgccgacctcctctTCACCAAGGtcgcgcccggcgtcgactcggACCTCCTCAAGTACTGCAAGCGCGAGGGTATCCCCCACGTGCGCTTCGCTACCTTCAAGGAGATTCTTGCCGACGTCAagaaggtcgtcgagggccaGGCTACCACGCAGGAGATTATTGCTGCCgctgagaaggaggaggccaagaacTAACTAGACGTCGGGAGACGTAGAGTGTATCATGAGTTATGTATGCTGTGGCGTTTGCGAgggggctgggggtgtgatTCTGCGATCCTATtcccgcaccaccacccaatTGACTCTATGTAATGCATAATGAGAGACTGTACAAACACAGTGCTGTGGGTCCTCTACAGAGGTTGTGAGCATGGCCGCGTACGCGCAAGCTCTCAGGTTGAATCACAAGTCTATGGCTGATTACAACAGCATGCGTGTGTGTGGTAGGTAGCTGTCGCCGCTTACGCCGGCCGCGTGCTCACGCTGAACAGCAGCTGCTtctgcttgcccttgcccttcttcttgccgccgccgcccgtcggtGCCTCGTCGCTAACACTGAGTTCagccacgccgtcggccgcaTCACTCGTGCTGCCTCCGCCCCAGCTGTTGGGCGTCGTGGGACGAGCCACGGGGGTGCCTCTGATTCTCGCAatcgactcgtcgcgcggAGTCGGCTTGTTGAACAGAGCGGCTCTCTCTGCCGCGGCACTCttggccgcgctcgacgacgggagGCCAGGGAAGCCATCCTTGCCGAGGCCCTTGGGCCGGTTcgccgtggcggccgtgGGGAAGTTTGTCGAGCGAACTTGAGGCACAAGCGCCGTGGGTTTGCGAGATGacgagccaccaccaccaccagacGCCCATGGCGTCGAGTGAACGGGACGAGAAGAGCTTGCTGCTCCTCCGAGGGCAgggaacgacgacggcgactgggGACGACCGCCCGCACCGGGGACGAAGCGGCCGTTCACGCCAGCTGTGGCGCGTGGGCGGTTGGCCGACTCGGCTTCAGTTGCGGCAGCTGCAACGCGGTCCCAGACAGCACGCGAGTTGCCGCGCCCGAACCCAGTGTGCGTAGCACGCTTGGCGGACAGGATACGTCCAGAGGAAGCACCCCAGTTGGCCGAGCCCGTAGAGCTGCCTCCACCGAGCTGCGGGAactgctcggcctgctgcgcgcggaAGGCATTCACGGCCTCAAGGATGGCGGTTTGCTTCTCCTTTTCCCCGTCGCCGTTGAATAGATTGGCGACTTCACGTAGAACACCTGCGGTCGaatcggcgtcctcgtccagcaCGTGGTACACTGTATCGAGCATGTCCTTGACGCCAGACTCGTTGTTCTTGAACTGTCGAATGGCTGACCTGAACGAGGCCATCTTTGTCTGCGAGTCGTTTACTAGCATCGACACGCGAGTCAGAAGAGCCGCATGTCTCGACTGGGTAGCCTCATCCACATCTTCGCGGGGCGTGACGGTACCGCTGGCAGGCTCCACAGGGGTCTGGCGACCCGAAGGTCCAgccgaccccgacggcgtcggTCCGTTGCTTCCCGTCAGGCCCGTGTTGAACGccttgcggcggcgtcccTCCTCCTGGCGGTCCGTCTGAAtctggcggcgctgctgctcggcctgAGCAGCGTTCATAGGAGGTGGGGCGATCTGCTGAGTGTGAGGGCCATCACGGCCGTTGTTCGTGTTGGCAAGAGAGAAGccacgtcctcctccgcggccACCGTTGCGGCTGGGGCCCGAGTCGGGGCGAGCCGAGAAGTCGATGTGAAGCTGCCTAGCCTGGGCGCGGTCCTTCTGGGACATGGCCTCGCCATGCTCCTCAATCTGGTGTGCGCGGAGGTCGACTTCGCTGCCAAACACCTGGAACTTCTTTTCAATACACACAGGGTTGGGGCAAGGGAAGTGGTCGCGGCTGGGATGTTAGTAGGAAGCGACGGCGTTGCACTTACTTGAAGTGGGTCTCCAACTTGGCGTAATTCTGGAAGTAGACGTCTCTGTCGCCAAGCTGCCTGCACACAAAGCACTCCTCGTGCTTGTCGCGCATATGCTTGAATAACTCGTCGGGGCCGAAGAAGCCCTCGTGACAGAACTCGCACATGGGGTGTGGCGCATCCCACGAAGCGACCATctccctctcctcgtcggtccTCGGCCTGGGAGCCTTCTGGCCTCTCTGTAACCTCGAAGGGTCGTGGAGACCGAGGAGATGGGGCGGATAGAGAACCTGCTCGTGGGAGAAGCGGGACAGCTGCCTCGTGCAGATCTTGCAAAGCACCAATCCGTGCTCAGCCACAGTGTGTTTCTCCAACCCGGGCCAGCCGTTGGACATGTGTGAACAGCTGGTGTAGGGACAGTTGAAGCGAAGAAGGAGCAAGCACTCTTCCATCTGATTTCTCGTTAGTCATCACCGCCGCGAACCCACACTCACCATATCGTCGTCTTCAAACACGACGCTgagcttctcgtcggcgAACGCAAAGTCCGTGACGTCCAACGTTCCAGGCAACACGAGTCCCTGGTACCATCTCTTGCCCTTGTTCTCTGGCTTCTGggcatcggcctcggcctttTCCAGTgctgcggccgaggtgggctTCTTCCACGGGCCATCGGGGAGAGTAGCGTCGGGCGATCTGGAGAACTGGAGCGAGGGGAGGAGCGTCTTGCAGAAGGTGCACTCTATCCTCCTGGTAGTTGTCAGCCTCAAGTCGCCGATCCATGACGCAACAACGCTCACTTGTAAAACACGCGGAGGCGGATAGCACAGACACTGAGGGGCACTAGTCAGCTTATGCCTACACTTGGCACATTCGACTCACTGGCACATGCGGTGGCCACACTGGCCAACGGCATAGTACTTGATTGGCTCGGCGCAGATGAAGCaggtctcggcgtcgtcaagctcggcagGGGTAGCCGTGCCCGACGTGCCTGCAACAGCGGTGGAGGCCTTTGGGGTCTCGGCGACCGCAACTGTGGGCGCAGCTTCGGCCACGGCACGGGCAACGAGACCGGTGTTGGTCTTGGGCTGCGGCGCTGACTTGGCCTTGCCGCCAGAGAGCGAGGTGTCGAAAGCTTTGCGGCGAGACATGGTTTGGTTCAAGTTGGATGATGAGgtgagggaggggaggaagggaATTGGGGAGAAGGTTGTCGAAGGGGGGGTCTTTGAATGCGGGTGTTGAGGCTGACTTTGCGCGACCTGTTATTACTTGTTGGTGTTA contains:
- the SPCC1223.01 gene encoding E3 ubiquitin-protein ligase hel2; this encodes MSRRKAFDTSLSGGKAKSAPQPKTNTGLVARAVAEAAPTVAVAETPKASTAVAGTSGTATPAELDDAETCFICAEPIKYYAVGQCGHRMCHVCAIRLRVFYKRIECTFCKTLLPSLQFSRSPDATLPDGPWKKPTSAAALEKAEADAQKPENKGKRWYQGLVLPGTLDVTDFAFADEKLSVVFEDDDMMEECLLLLRFNCPYTSCSHMSNGWPGLEKHTVAEHGLVLCKICTRQLSRFSHEQVLYPPHLLGLHDPSRLQRGQKAPRPRTDEEREMVASWDAPHPMCEFCHEGFFGPDELFKHMRDKHEECFVCRQLGDRDVYFQNYAKLETHFNRDHFPCPNPVCIEKKFQVFGSEVDLRAHQIEEHGEAMSQKDRAQARQLHIDFSARPDSGPSRNGGRGGGRGFSLANTNNGRDGPHTQQIAPPPMNAAQAEQQRRQIQTDRQEEGRRRKAFNTGLTGSNGPTPSGSAGPSGRQTPVEPASGTVTPREDVDEATQSRHAALLTRVSMLVNDSQTKMASFRSAIRQFKNNESGVKDMLDTVYHVLDEDADSTAGVLREVANLFNGDGEKEKQTAILEAVNAFRAQQAEQFPQLGGGSSTGSANWGASSGRILSAKRATHTGFGRGNSRAVWDRVAAAATEAESANRPRATAGVNGRFVPGAGGRPQSPSSFPALGGAASSSRPVHSTPWASGGGGGSSSRKPTALVPQVRSTNFPTAATANRPKGLGKDGFPGLPSSSAAKSAAAERAALFNKPTPRDESIARIRGTPVARPTTPNSWGGGSTSDAADGVAELSVSDEAPTGGGGKKKGKGKQKQLLFSVSTRPA
- the YNL010W gene encoding putative phosphatase, giving the protein MSGLPRPELHKDAKFVFLSDWDGTITDRDSNDLLIDTLGMGPDNRRALNAKVVTGEGNFRDAFSAMLGSIKVPFAQCTETLRQNIRLDPGFEEFYYWCKAHGVPVIIVSSGMAPNIRAVLSHLMGEEEASQIEIIANDVRFTDPQQKGDEWEIVWRHPESGFGHDKSQSIIPYRELQSRPTIFFAGDGVSDLSAARHADLLFTKVAPGVDSDLLKYCKREGIPHVRFATFKEILADVKKVVEGQATTQEIIAAAEKEEAKN
- the GPI18 gene encoding GPI mannosyltransferase 2, giving the protein MPPPSHRHRTDKGGSTIVKPTGAAPLKNLQQRYDTALVVASTAGSWALSLVALYALDHVVAPFDSSHLVGAGSGKRPGLRWDAIHFVGVATGGYVHEQQLAFQPGWHGLLRLFGSAVASVRGRGVATVTTDDVLAGALLLSLLARVVANLALYHLTRTLFGRRAALTTSLLYALPPAPATLCAPYTESVYAAFFFSGLYATACRRYVVAALLFAGMTSVRATGVFAGLVLAWQVVVVDLDLFAALRRDGGGIVPKALARLVYAAALYAIIVAPFLAFQAYSYLSFCVPTPTRPWCSATLPFAYSFVQREYWNVGPFRYWTLSQLPNFAMAGPVLYITLKGLFTHLGSIASSSLSRIAHLDTGIYLHQLLMMALLIVSSHTQIALRLAATDPVVWWTVAASALGNKGDLGKTAKVWLWWVCIWGAVSLVLWSGHYPPA